The following DNA comes from Leishmania mexicana MHOM/GT/2001/U1103 complete genome, chromosome 1.
GCCAGTGATGGgccccccaccgccgacgcTGGCTGAAGCTGCGTCGCACCAACGTCGAGGCGCACAACGCCAAGGTGACGAACGAGTCCTTCGCGGAGCAGCGCGAGATTCGGCAATGGCGTTGCTCACCCGCGTCTTTCTCTTCTGGCCCTaccaacaccgccgccaccaccatccaCGGCTCTCCATCCCACTGCGCAAGCACAGTGGAAGACCAGACTCCCAGcacgcatatatatatatatatgtgtgtgtgtgtgtggatgccgctgcgcactctcccttctcctcttcgcatcgctgcagcagagacCCTCGCCCAcaggcacacgtgcacgcccATCACGTGCAGAGAGTGCGCTATATTCCCcctgtcctcctccttcaacCCCAACCCTACCCCTATAACCCCCCCCCGACACTCCGCTCTCGCCCTTTGCTTATCCTcagccctccccctcccacgtACTTAGCGGTTTACCTTTTTCCCTTGCTGATACagtgctgcacacgcacacactctcCTACTGTACCgatctctctcccccctctgcctctcttcaCGGAGTCTTTCGTGTTTTCCGTCAGCTTCGAACAGAACGGCGATGGaaacgacggcggcgacggcgaagcaGAGGCCGTACAGCTTCGTGAACGACTACAGCGTGGGCATGCACCCCAAGATCTTGGATCTGATGGTGCGCGATAACATGACGCAGCACGCGGGCTACGGGCTGGACAGCCActgcgcggaggcggcacgcCTCATCGGCGAGCTGCTTGAGCAGCCGAGCGCGGATGTTCACTTTATCTCCGGCGGTACGCAGACGAACCTCATTGCCTGCAGCCTGGCGCTACGCCCGTGGGAAGCCGTCATCGCAACGGAGCTAGGCCACGTCAGCACGCACGAGACGGGCGCCATTGAAGCGACGGGGCACAAAGTCTTCACGATGCCGTGCCCGGACGGCAAGCTGCGCGTTGCCGACATCGAGAGCGCCCTGCACGCGAATCGCTCAGAGCACATGGTGATCCCCAAGCTCGTCTACATCTCCAACACAACGGAGGTTGGCACGCAGTACACgaagcaggagctggaggaccTCTCCGTCTTCTGCAGGGAGCACGGCCTCTACCTCTTCCTCGACGGtgcccgcctcgcctcggCCCTCAGCAGCCCCGTGAACGATCTGTCGTTGGCAGACATCGCCCGCCTGACGGACATGTTCTACATTGGCGCCACGAAGGCCGGTGGCATGTTCGGCGAGGCGCTCATCCTCCTGAACGACGCCCTAAAGCCGAACGCGCGCCACCTCATcaagcagcgcggcgcccTCATGGCGAAGGGATGGATGCTCGGCATCCAGTTCGAGGTCCTCATGAAGGACAGCCTCTTCTTCGAGCTCGGCGCCCACTCGAACAAGATGGCCGCCATCCTTAAGGCCGGACTGGAGGCGTGCGGCATCCGGCTTGCCTGGCCATCCGAAAGCAATCAGCTCTTCCCGATCCTCGAAAACACGTTGATCCACGAGCTGAGCAAAGACTTCGACATGTTCACTGTCGAGCCCTTGAAGGACGACACGTGCATCATGCGGCTCTGCACGTCGTgggcgacggaggaggcggaatGCCACCGCTtcgtggcggcgctgaagcgcCTCGTCACATCAACGGCCTACGCACGGAAAaactctcctcctccttcttcttGTGGATAACAAAACGGCTCGCGGCACTCGGTAGCAacgtgccccctccccctccccctcccccatctcctccttctccaccatCTCGAGCGTCACCTCCGGCTGCTTGTAGTAGCCCTTGAACACAAAGGGGCCGCGCATACACATCTCACCGCGCGGCTCGGGCGAGTCCGTGTGCTTGTACTCGTCGATGTCGAGCAACTTCAGCTGTTCCAAGCACAGTACCTGGCCTACGGCAGACGGCGTCAGGTCACCCATCCGTTGAATGGCACCGATGCACACCGTCTCCGTGAGGCCCCAGCCGTTGACGATGCACCCAAAGACCACGTTCACGAACTCCTGCGTGGACTCGGACagcgggccgccgccgctgagaaaggcgcgcacgcgaccTCCCAGAGCCGCACGTGGCGCCGCGAACACCTTCTCGTTCCAGTACGGCGTGTCCTTGccctccttcagcgccgccagccgGCTCTGGTAGGCGTGGTCGAACACCTGTCGCTTGAGCGTGCCCACGggcggcagcttcgcctcGACGGCCTTCTTGAGCGTGTCGAAAATNNNNNNNNNNNNNNNNNNNNNNNNNNNNNNNNNNNNNNNNNNNNNNNNNNNNNNNNNNNNNNNNNNNNNNNNNNNNNNNNNNNNNNNNNNNNNNNNNNNNATGTTCACTGTCGAGCCCTTGAAGGACGACACGTGCATCATGCGGCTCTGCACGTCGTgggcgacggaggaggcggaatGCCACCGCTtcgtggcggcgctgaagcgcCTCGTCACATCAACGGCCTACGCACGGAAAaactctcctcctccttcttcttGTGGATAACAAAACGGCTCGCGGCACTCGGTAGCAacgtgccccctccccctccccctcccccttctcccccttctcccccctcccgacgcacacacacacacgcacacacacacacatccgtGCACCAAGcacgggtgtgtgtgtgcgggtgtccCGCTAATATTCTGTTTTGTCTCTTGAACGTGAGCCCATCTCTCAGCCGCACCGCGAGAGGTCCCTCCTcacccaccctcccaccctccaccccccAACGTCGACTGTATGCCAGCCCTCCACAGCCCTCTCACaggcaccccccccccctccgctccccaTCGCGTCGTGCGAGGCAGATCtagagacacacacacacaacgcctcacagccgctctcCTCATGCCGGTAGGCCAGTGTGAGGGGCCCGCGGCGATGCGCTTcagccgcgctggcgcgctCTGCCAATCATATGGacggcgcacgcgtgtgctcactgtcgcgggtggctccgacgcaacgccgtgCACGGGATGGCCGCTGATGTCCGTAGCCCTAACTCGCTCTGGCggggcggcaccaccacccaaccacccccccccacttaCGCCACAGATGCTTGGCCCTGGGTCGCCACCACAGGTGGTTCGGCATAGACCGGGATGGCGGAGggatagggagggagggaggggggagggaggggtgccCTGCAGCCTCCAGTTTACCTccacgcacggaggcgtgtgcgtgtgtgtgtgtgtgtgtgtgtgtgtgtgtgtgtgcctgtgcgccgccgccccgtcATCAGCGaagggggcggcggccggGAGTCAGCAGCCAGCCAGCGAATAAAAACGATGGACAGCCACGGCAAGTCACGCGCCAACGGCGCTGTTGTTCTCTTCTCGTGAGAATGCATGTTTTCCTTCGCATCCTGCCAGACGGCTTtgctctctgtctgtgtgtgtgcgctcacggggggggggggcaccaccacctcagcAGGCCACCAGCACGCACGGATTCTCTGTCACCACGCACCTCTCGCGCTGGGACAAGGCgtgccgcctccctctcccccctctctctcccaccatgaccaccaccaccaccacctggTGCTGGTCTCCCTGCTACGGCGGCTGCCCGCTCGCCCATCCCGTCTcccttgtcctcctcccccttccacccTTCCTCCTGTCTACACGGATATGGCGGTCCGTTGCCTCTTGCGACTCGCCgacccgccaccaccgccaccgccctaACGGCAACGAAAACGCTCAAAAGTCGCGAGCACAAGCAAGGACATCAGTCAGCACAGCAGCTCAccgctctcccctccccccccccacacacacacaggcaggcacACCAGCTTCCGAactcgccatcgccgctgccgtccagCGCGGAACACGCCCCGCGCACAAGTGCgaagcgagaaagagagagacagcggcCGTGCGCGCCTTGTCCAGGAGGAGGGTTACAAGGAACGTGCGCAGACCTCCTCACATACCTCCGCCAGGGAACGTGGACGGCCCATTGCTGCATACGATTCACATCTCGGtgtggcccctccccttccttaCCACCCGCGAACCCCCTACACGCATAGACATTCAACCAGCGAAATGGGCGGCTGTGTCGTGTCGTTGATGGAGTGCAAGGCCCGCAGCGACGAGGTGCCGTGGGAGTTCTCGGAGGATGTGAAGAGCTACGGCCCCTTGAGCGTGGCCGTcgcaggcacacaaacacccagcagctccgccgtgTACGTGAACGGCAAGCGGTCCACGCTGGCGGAACAGCAGGAGTGTGCAAAGAGGTTCTACTACGGCCCCAACCAGGCGCAGCGTTTTGCGAAGCTGTGCCAGGAAAACCTCGATGACGTTGCTCTGGCGTACCGCCGCATCGAGAGGATGGAAAGGGAGCAGGTGGCGGGCGCATCGCGGCCGATGGACGTTGCGTACTTCTCCAAGGAATGTCATCTCACGTACCGGCAGCTGTGGCACGCCGTGACCGGCATCAGCCGCGGCCTCGCCGAGCTCGGGCTCGAGAAGCGCGTCAACGTGACCATCTATGAGGAGACGCGCTGGGAGTGGCTGGCGTCGATCTATGGCATCTGGATGCAGGACATggtcgccgccaccgtctaCGCCAACCTCGGCGAGGACGCCCTCTTctacgcgctgcgcgagacAGAGTGCCAGGCGCTCTTGTGCAACGGCAAGAACGTGCCGaacctgctgcgcggcgtcggcagcggtgccttcCCTGCGTGCACCCTCATCTACTTGGACAATCTGCCGGCGGTCGGGTGCGCGGAGCTGCACGGGTGCCGCGTGGTGTCGTGGAAGGACGTCGTGGCGCTGGGCCACGGCGCGGGTGCGCACCACATCGCTGCGCCACCGGAGGACAACGACTCGGTGGCACTGATCATGTACACGAGCGGCACGACCGGCAACCCGAAGGGCgtcatgcacacacacggcagcATCGTCGCCGGCATCCTCACGATGGACGACTGGCTCTACAGTGTTATCAAGCCCAGATCGGATGAGGTCTATCTCTCCTACCTGCCCATGGCGCACATCATGGAGTTCGGTGTGGTAAacatcctcctcgcccgccgCGCCCACGTCGCGTTTggcacgccgcgcacgctGACGGACACCACGGCGCGGCCGCACGGCGACTTCACCCAGTTCCGCCCAACGCTGCTCATCGGCGTGCCGCGCATTTTCGACACGCTCAAGAAGGCCGTCgaggcgaagctgccgccCGTGGGCACGCTCAAGCGACAGGTGTTCGACCACGCCTACCAGAGCcggctggcggcgctgaaggagggCAAGGACACGCCGTACTGGAACGAGAAGGTGTTCGCGGCGCCACGTGCGGCTCTGGGAggtcgcgtgcgcgcctttctcagcggcggcggcccgctGTCCGAGTCCACGCAGGAGTTCGTGAACGTGGTCTTTGGGTGCATCGTCAACGGCTGGGGCCTCACGGAGACGGTGTGCATCGGTGCCATTCAACGGATGGGTGACCTGACGCCGTCTGCCGTAGGCCAGGTACTCTGCTCGGAACAGCTGAAGTTGCTCGACATCGACGAGTACAAGCACACGGACTCGCCCGAGCCGCGCGGTGAGATGTGTCTGCGCGGCCCCTTTCTGTTCAAGGGCTACTACAAGCAGCCGGAGCTGACGCGCGAGGtgctggacgaggacggctGGTTCCACACGGGCGACGTGGGCACCATCGACAGCGACGGTCGCGTCTCCATCATCGGGCGCGTcaaggcgctggcgaagaaCTGCCTGGGCGAGTACATTGCACTGGAGAACCTCGAGGCGATCTACAGCAGCCACCCCCTGGTCCTGAACAactgtgtgtgcgtgttggtggACCCGTGCAAAAATTATATCTGCGCTCTCGTGCTCACGGACGAGGGCCACGTGACGCGCTTCGCGAAGGCGAACGGCATCGAAGGCACGTACCCGGCCCTGCTAGAGAacaaggcgctgctggcgaaggCCGCCGCGTCGATGGCCGACACGGcccgcgcggcgcggcgccgcgacTTCGAGGTTGTCCGCCGTGTCTCCCTTGTCGATGACGAGTGGTCGCCAGAGAAGGGCCAGCtaacggcggcgctgaagctgAGGCGCGGCGTTGTAGCTAAACAGTATGAACAGCAAATCGCGCGCTTGTTTGTGGAGTGATCAGGGAGGGGGTTATGCGCAGAGGCCGGACGTCCGCAGCATGcatcctttttttccctGCCCCCTtcgtgccccccccccacacacacacatacaccatcaccaccaccatcaccaccgcgctGATGGCGttgtgagggaggagggtggcgcGACGCCGTCTGCCCACTGCGTGCGGCTGGTAGACTCGCCCGTGTGTCGGCGAACCGGTGTGTGCGGGCGCAAGTGCCGGAGAGACTTTGCGGGCATGATGCCG
Coding sequences within:
- a CDS encoding putative long-chain-fatty-acid-CoA ligase, with amino-acid sequence MGGCVVSLMECKARSDEVPWEFSEDVKSYGPLSVAVAGTQTPSSSAVYVNGKRSTLAEQQECAKRFYYGPNQAQRFAKLCQENLDDVALAYRRIERMEREQVAGASRPMDVAYFSKECHLTYRQLWHAVTGISRGLAELGLEKRVNVTIYEETRWEWLASIYGIWMQDMVAATVYANLGEDALFYALRETECQALLCNGKNVPNLLRGVGSGAFPACTLIYLDNLPAVGCAELHGCRVVSWKDVVALGHGAGAHHIAAPPEDNDSVALIMYTSGTTGNPKGVMHTHGSIVAGILTMDDWLYSVIKPRSDEVYLSYLPMAHIMEFGVVNILLARRAHVAFGTPRTLTDTTARPHGDFTQFRPTLLIGVPRIFDTLKKAVEAKLPPVGTLKRQVFDHAYQSRLAALKEGKDTPYWNEKVFAAPRAALGGRVRAFLSGGGPLSESTQEFVNVVFGCIVNGWGLTETVCIGAIQRMGDLTPSAVGQVLCSEQLKLLDIDEYKHTDSPEPRGEMCLRGPFLFKGYYKQPELTREVLDEDGWFHTGDVGTIDSDGRVSIIGRVKALAKNCLGEYIALENLEAIYSSHPLVLNNCVCVLVDPCKNYICALVLTDEGHVTRFAKANGIEGTYPALLENKALLAKAAASMADTARAARRRDFEVVRRVSLVDDEWSPEKGQLTAALKLRRGVVAKQYEQQIARLFVE
- a CDS encoding beta eliminating lyase,putative, with product METTAATAKQRPYSFVNDYSVGMHPKILDLMVRDNMTQHAGYGLDSHCAEAARLIGELLEQPSADVHFISGGTQTNLIACSLALRPWEAVIATELGHVSTHETGAIEATGHKVFTMPCPDGKLRVADIESALHANRSEHMVIPKLVYISNTTEVGTQYTKQELEDLSVFCREHGLYLFLDGARLASALSSPVNDLSLADIARLTDMFYIGATKAGGMFGEALILLNDALKPNARHLIKQRGALMAKGWMLGIQFEVLMKDSLFFELGAHSNKMAAILKAGLEACGIRLAWPSESNQLFPILENTLIHELSKDFDMFTVEPLKDDTCIMRLCTSWATEEAECHRFVAALKRLVTSTAYARKNSPPPSSCG